From the genome of Motilibacter peucedani, one region includes:
- a CDS encoding LacI family DNA-binding transcriptional regulator has product MGKRVTIADVAAQAGVSKGAVSFALNDRPGLADDTRARILEVADELGWRPSSRARALSTSRALALGLVLARPPELLGADPFFPAFIAGVETVLSQRGQALVLQVVPDLEAEAEGYRRLVSDGRVDGVFLLDLRVHEPRVQLLESLGLPAVTLNKPDSPSSFPAVCSDSESGIRRAVEHLLALGHRRVAHVAGPDEFAHAARRRAGWESALAEACVPPGPVVVCDFSAEGGARATRELLALADPPTAVVYANDVMAIAGLAVAAELGVKVPDELSVVGYDDTLLAAHVHPPLTTVSVDALAWGAQAAQTLLTYLEHHAADDVLLPPATLVVRGSTGPAPTR; this is encoded by the coding sequence CGGTGTCGTTCGCCCTCAACGACCGGCCCGGCCTCGCCGACGACACCCGTGCCCGCATCCTCGAGGTCGCCGACGAGCTCGGCTGGCGGCCGAGCTCACGAGCCCGCGCCCTGTCGACCTCGCGCGCCCTCGCCCTCGGCCTCGTGCTGGCCCGGCCGCCCGAGCTGCTCGGCGCCGACCCGTTCTTCCCCGCGTTCATCGCGGGTGTCGAGACCGTCCTCTCGCAGCGCGGCCAGGCCCTGGTGCTCCAGGTCGTGCCCGACCTCGAGGCGGAGGCCGAGGGCTACCGCCGCCTCGTGTCCGACGGCCGGGTCGACGGCGTCTTCCTGCTCGACCTGCGGGTCCACGAGCCCCGCGTGCAGCTGCTCGAGTCGCTCGGCCTGCCGGCCGTCACCCTCAACAAGCCCGACTCCCCCAGCTCCTTCCCCGCCGTCTGCTCCGACAGCGAGAGCGGCATCCGGCGGGCGGTGGAGCACCTGCTCGCCCTCGGCCACCGCCGGGTCGCGCACGTCGCCGGGCCCGACGAGTTCGCGCACGCCGCCCGCCGGCGCGCGGGGTGGGAGAGCGCGCTGGCCGAGGCCTGCGTACCCCCCGGCCCGGTCGTGGTCTGCGACTTCTCCGCCGAGGGCGGCGCCCGCGCGACCCGCGAGCTGCTGGCGCTCGCGGACCCGCCCACCGCCGTCGTCTACGCCAACGACGTCATGGCGATCGCCGGCCTCGCCGTCGCTGCCGAGCTGGGCGTCAAGGTGCCCGACGAGCTCTCGGTCGTCGGCTACGACGACACGCTGCTGGCCGCCCACGTCCACCCACCCCTGACCACTGTCTCCGTCGACGCGCTCGCCTGGGGCGCGCAGGCGGCGCAGACCCTGCTCACCTACCTCGAGCACCACGCCGCAGACGACGTGCTGCTGCCACCGGCGACCCTCGTCGTCCGTGGCTCGACGGGACCCGCACCGACCCGCTGA
- a CDS encoding extracellular solute-binding protein, with protein MKRSVRSALACLALLPVVAACGGGSGDSGGSGGASAKTGPITIWYSNNEQEVAWGKAAVDAWNTAHADQKVTGQEIPAGKSSEEVIGAAITAGNAPCLVLNTAPAAVAQFQKQGGLVPLDDFSDGVSYATARSGDLVDQYKSADGKLYQLPWKSNPVLIFYNKTIFAKAGLDPEKPALSTYDDFLATSRTLKSKGGVQAAIWPAPSSEFFQPWFDFYPLYAAATGGKQLVEDGKSTFNSPEGKGVAQFWKTMYDEGLSPREKYNGDSFAEGKAAMAIAGPWAIAAYKDKVKWGAVTVPTPTTMPADQVHTFSDAKNIAIYTACKNRQTAWEFAKFATSQEQDGKLLEMTGQMPLRKDLTTTYADYFKANPDYTSFASQAARTVEVPNLVDSTTAWQDFRDAWSQSVIFGKTPIDKAFSDVAAKIDDIAKQS; from the coding sequence ATGAAGCGATCCGTCCGATCAGCCCTGGCCTGCCTGGCCCTCCTGCCCGTCGTCGCAGCCTGCGGCGGCGGCAGCGGGGACAGCGGCGGAAGCGGCGGAGCCAGCGCCAAGACCGGCCCGATCACCATCTGGTACAGCAACAACGAGCAGGAGGTCGCCTGGGGCAAGGCCGCGGTCGACGCGTGGAACACCGCGCACGCCGACCAGAAGGTCACGGGCCAGGAGATCCCCGCCGGCAAGAGCTCCGAGGAGGTCATCGGGGCCGCCATCACGGCCGGCAACGCCCCGTGCCTCGTGCTCAACACCGCGCCCGCCGCGGTGGCGCAGTTCCAGAAGCAGGGCGGCCTCGTCCCGCTCGACGACTTCTCCGACGGGGTCTCCTACGCGACGGCCCGCTCCGGCGACCTGGTCGACCAGTACAAGAGCGCCGACGGCAAGCTCTACCAGCTGCCGTGGAAGTCCAACCCCGTGCTGATCTTCTACAACAAGACCATCTTCGCCAAGGCGGGCCTCGACCCGGAGAAGCCGGCGCTCAGCACCTACGACGACTTCCTCGCCACCTCGCGCACGCTGAAGTCGAAGGGCGGCGTGCAGGCGGCCATCTGGCCGGCACCGTCGAGCGAGTTCTTCCAGCCCTGGTTCGACTTCTACCCGCTGTACGCCGCCGCGACGGGCGGCAAGCAGCTCGTCGAGGACGGGAAGTCGACGTTCAACTCGCCCGAGGGCAAGGGCGTCGCCCAGTTCTGGAAGACGATGTACGACGAGGGCCTCTCGCCGAGGGAGAAGTACAACGGCGACAGCTTCGCCGAGGGCAAGGCCGCCATGGCGATCGCCGGGCCCTGGGCGATCGCGGCCTACAAGGACAAGGTGAAGTGGGGAGCCGTCACGGTGCCCACCCCGACCACGATGCCGGCCGACCAGGTCCACACCTTCTCCGACGCGAAGAACATCGCCATCTACACCGCCTGCAAGAACCGGCAGACCGCGTGGGAGTTCGCGAAGTTCGCGACGAGCCAGGAGCAGGACGGCAAGCTGCTCGAGATGACGGGGCAGATGCCGCTGCGCAAGGACCTGACCACCACCTACGCCGACTACTTCAAGGCCAACCCCGACTACACCTCCTTCGCCTCGCAGGCGGCGCGCACGGTCGAGGTGCCCAACCTCGTCGACTCGACCACGGCGTGGCAGGACTTCCGTGACGCGTGGTCCCAGTCGGTCATCTTCGGCAAGACGCCGATCGACAAGGCGTTCTCCGACGTGGCGGCCAAGATCGACGACATCGCCAAGCAGTCGTAG
- a CDS encoding carbohydrate ABC transporter permease produces MSQLLPTEPPAAEAPVGASPAAGRTHRYVPWRSSAENQPIGTLFALPYLAFVAVVFAFPLGFAVWISLHDYFFAAPGASVDRPWVGLDNYKTALQDPAVRSAFGHVLVFLVINVPLTVVLSLVLAASLNAAIPFRTAFRTSFYLPYVTASIAIVGVWLFLFSEDGIVNKVLGPLAPDPSWLTNSHLAMPSIALFVTWKQLGFFILLYLAALQNVPKDLYEAAAVDGASKLRMFRSITIPSVRPATTLVVVLSTITGGNLFTEPYLLTGGGGPNGSSTSPVLLMYQRGIEQSKPDVAAAIGVLLVLLVMLIAGVQRLVLERK; encoded by the coding sequence ATGTCGCAGCTCCTGCCCACCGAGCCGCCCGCGGCCGAGGCGCCGGTCGGCGCCTCGCCCGCGGCCGGCCGGACGCACCGCTATGTCCCCTGGCGCTCGAGCGCCGAGAACCAGCCGATCGGTACGCTGTTCGCCCTGCCCTACCTCGCCTTCGTCGCGGTCGTCTTCGCCTTCCCGCTCGGCTTCGCCGTCTGGATCTCGCTGCACGACTACTTCTTCGCCGCCCCGGGCGCTTCTGTCGACCGACCGTGGGTCGGCCTGGACAACTACAAGACGGCGCTGCAGGACCCGGCCGTGCGCAGCGCCTTCGGGCACGTGCTGGTGTTCCTGGTCATTAACGTGCCGCTCACAGTCGTGCTGTCGCTCGTGCTGGCCGCATCGCTGAACGCGGCGATCCCGTTCCGCACCGCCTTCCGCACCAGCTTCTACCTGCCCTACGTCACGGCGAGCATCGCCATCGTCGGCGTGTGGCTCTTCCTCTTCTCCGAGGACGGGATCGTCAACAAGGTGCTTGGGCCGCTCGCTCCCGACCCGTCGTGGCTCACGAACTCGCACCTGGCCATGCCGTCCATCGCGCTGTTCGTGACGTGGAAGCAGCTCGGCTTCTTCATCCTGCTCTACCTGGCGGCTCTGCAGAACGTGCCCAAGGACCTCTACGAGGCTGCTGCGGTCGACGGGGCGTCGAAGCTGCGGATGTTCCGTTCCATCACGATCCCCAGCGTGCGTCCCGCCACCACGCTCGTGGTCGTGCTCTCCACCATCACCGGCGGGAACCTCTTCACCGAGCCCTACCTGCTGACCGGCGGCGGCGGGCCCAACGGCTCGTCGACCTCCCCGGTGCTGCTGATGTACCAGCGCGGCATCGAGCAGTCCAAGCCCGACGTGGCGGCAGCCATCGGCGTGCTGCTCGTCCTGCTGGTGATGCTCATCGCCGGCGTCCAGCGACTCGTCCTCGAACGGAAGTGA
- a CDS encoding carbohydrate ABC transporter permease, with protein MIVGALQEKRDSSLLGALPHPGNLTLHNFSVVNGRIHLVRSLLNSVVFTGAVLVCTMVFGVLAGYALAQLKFPGRGLAFGLVLLVQVVPFQLLMIPLYVMIVRGYGLADNYLGIILPYTINSTAVFVFRQYFLQLPRELFDAARIDGAGEWRVLRTVAVPLVRPALLTAALLTFIGPWNEFLWPFLVTKKAEMQPLAVSLANYISSVAASADNPFGAILAGAVVLAAPAVVLFVLFQRHFVSTELGSGVKG; from the coding sequence ATGATCGTCGGTGCCCTGCAGGAGAAGCGGGACAGCTCGCTGCTCGGGGCACTGCCCCACCCAGGCAACCTGACCCTGCACAACTTCTCGGTCGTCAACGGGCGCATCCACCTCGTGCGCAGCCTGCTCAACTCGGTGGTCTTCACCGGTGCGGTGCTGGTGTGCACGATGGTCTTCGGCGTCCTGGCCGGCTATGCACTGGCACAGCTGAAGTTCCCCGGCAGGGGGCTCGCCTTCGGCCTGGTCCTGCTGGTGCAGGTCGTGCCCTTCCAGCTGCTGATGATCCCGCTCTACGTGATGATCGTGCGCGGCTACGGCCTCGCCGACAACTACCTGGGCATCATCCTGCCCTACACGATCAACTCCACGGCGGTGTTCGTCTTCAGGCAGTACTTCCTGCAGCTGCCGCGCGAGCTCTTCGACGCTGCACGGATCGACGGTGCCGGCGAGTGGCGGGTGCTGCGTACGGTCGCTGTGCCGCTCGTGCGCCCGGCGCTGCTGACCGCAGCGCTGCTCACCTTCATCGGCCCGTGGAACGAGTTCCTGTGGCCGTTCCTCGTGACGAAGAAGGCCGAGATGCAGCCGCTCGCGGTCTCGCTCGCCAACTACATCAGCAGCGTCGCTGCCTCGGCCGACAACCCGTTCGGCGCGATCCTCGCGGGGGCCGTGGTGCTGGCGGCTCCCGCGGTGGTGCTCTTCGTCCTGTTCCAGCGCCACTTCGTCTCGACCGAGCTCGGCTCGGGCGTGAAGGGCTGA
- a CDS encoding glycoside hydrolase family 130 protein encodes MTSTDTLDYTLTRLGVVMSPEPGSDIEAEGVLNPASGRTPDGTLYLLPRLVAKGNVSRVGLARVVLDSGVPVGVEREGVVLAPDEGWERGANNAGVEDPRTTWVPALGQHLMTYVAYGPLGPRLAMAVSSDLRTWRRLGPAHFGYQPDLDTDLNLFPNKDAVFFPEPVPAPDGTRSYAMIHRPMWDLGWFRPGETVHLPAGVTDERPGIWISYVPADEVERDVTALVHLRQHRLVALAEHPFEELKIGAGPAPFRVDEGWLLIHHGVTGYVPPGFDPTLQKVEYAAGAMLLDPADPSRVLTRTTEPILAPETDDERSGTVPNVVFPTAVEEVDGQRYVFYGMADSKIGVARLDRR; translated from the coding sequence ATGACCTCCACCGACACGCTGGACTACACGCTGACCCGGCTCGGCGTCGTCATGTCGCCCGAGCCGGGCTCCGACATCGAGGCCGAGGGAGTCCTCAACCCCGCCAGCGGCCGCACCCCGGACGGCACGCTCTACCTGCTCCCCCGCCTCGTCGCCAAGGGCAACGTCTCGCGCGTGGGGCTCGCGCGCGTGGTCCTCGACTCCGGCGTACCGGTCGGCGTCGAGCGCGAGGGCGTCGTCCTCGCGCCCGACGAGGGCTGGGAGCGCGGCGCCAACAACGCCGGCGTCGAGGACCCGCGCACGACGTGGGTGCCGGCCCTCGGGCAGCACCTGATGACCTACGTCGCCTACGGGCCCCTGGGTCCGCGCCTCGCGATGGCCGTGTCCAGCGACCTGCGTACGTGGCGGCGCCTCGGCCCGGCACACTTCGGCTACCAGCCCGACCTCGACACCGACCTCAACCTGTTCCCCAACAAGGACGCGGTGTTCTTCCCCGAGCCCGTGCCGGCGCCCGACGGCACGCGCAGCTACGCCATGATCCACCGGCCGATGTGGGACCTCGGCTGGTTCCGGCCCGGGGAGACCGTCCACCTGCCCGCCGGGGTCACCGACGAGCGGCCGGGCATCTGGATCTCCTACGTGCCTGCCGACGAGGTCGAGCGGGACGTCACCGCGCTGGTGCACCTGCGCCAGCACCGGCTGGTCGCGCTGGCGGAGCACCCCTTCGAGGAGCTCAAGATCGGCGCCGGCCCGGCGCCCTTCCGCGTCGACGAGGGCTGGCTGCTGATCCACCACGGGGTCACGGGCTACGTCCCGCCGGGCTTCGACCCCACGCTGCAGAAGGTCGAGTACGCCGCCGGCGCGATGCTGCTCGACCCGGCGGACCCCTCACGCGTCCTCACGCGCACCACCGAGCCCATCCTCGCACCAGAGACCGACGACGAACGGAGCGGAACCGTGCCCAACGTGGTGTTCCCGACTGCGGTCGAGGAGGTGGACGGCCAGCGCTACGTGTTCTACGGCATGGCCGACAGCAAGATCGGTGTCGCGCGGCTGGACCGGCGATGA
- a CDS encoding RrF2 family transcriptional regulator — MRITAKADYAVRAAAHLAAAEPGVWVKADAIAAAQRVPNAFLLTILAVLRDGGIVESRRGLEGGYRLAHAPKDLVVADIIRAIDGPLASISGKFVEEMEYDGAATHLRETWVALRAAIRGVLEQVTLEALVSGDMPEHVQDLLADKENWTTRPPGLRA; from the coding sequence GTGCGCATCACTGCCAAAGCCGACTACGCCGTGCGAGCCGCGGCCCACCTGGCCGCTGCCGAGCCGGGCGTCTGGGTGAAGGCCGACGCCATCGCGGCGGCGCAGCGCGTCCCCAACGCCTTCCTCTTGACCATCCTCGCCGTGCTGCGCGACGGCGGCATCGTCGAGAGCCGGCGCGGGCTCGAGGGCGGCTACCGGCTCGCGCACGCGCCCAAGGACCTCGTCGTCGCCGACATCATCCGCGCCATCGACGGCCCGCTCGCCAGCATCAGCGGCAAGTTCGTCGAGGAGATGGAGTACGACGGCGCTGCGACCCACCTGCGCGAGACGTGGGTCGCCCTGAGGGCCGCCATCCGCGGCGTGCTGGAGCAGGTCACCCTCGAGGCGCTGGTGAGCGGTGACATGCCCGAGCACGTGCAGGACCTGCTCGCTGACAAGGAGAACTGGACGACCCGGCCGCCGGGCCTGCGCGCCTGA
- a CDS encoding DUF3105 domain-containing protein: MTTQNPAGQSRKRTAEERRKAAAAARQAQLRQEARRKRLGLLAAVLLVLVLIVVIAVAVISQKKDSDNAGGAEVLPTTPTGATTTEPAVKRVTDDSGIEGVIAYNTGDYPGNGADKEGVLGHNHVDGPVKYSVTPPVGGSHNGTWMNAGVYTKPIPAERAVHNLEHGAVWITYRPGLASSEVEALKALVTKQKKLPEPASSVGSQENRFVDLSPWTDDKLPAPIVISSWGHQLYVDKASDPRLQKYIDTFRVSKKYTPEYGNSVDGAPVSIGGRAAADGGTPANPE, encoded by the coding sequence GTGACGACACAGAACCCCGCAGGCCAGAGCCGCAAGCGGACAGCCGAGGAACGACGCAAGGCGGCCGCCGCGGCCCGTCAGGCCCAGCTCAGGCAGGAGGCCCGCCGCAAGCGGCTCGGCCTGCTGGCAGCGGTCCTGCTGGTGCTGGTCCTGATCGTGGTCATCGCCGTCGCGGTCATCTCGCAGAAGAAGGACTCCGACAACGCGGGCGGCGCCGAGGTCCTCCCCACCACGCCGACCGGTGCGACGACCACCGAACCCGCGGTCAAGCGCGTCACCGACGACTCGGGCATCGAGGGCGTCATCGCCTACAACACCGGCGACTACCCGGGCAACGGCGCCGACAAGGAGGGTGTGCTCGGGCACAACCACGTCGACGGCCCTGTGAAGTACTCCGTCACCCCGCCGGTCGGCGGCTCGCACAACGGCACCTGGATGAACGCCGGCGTCTACACCAAGCCGATCCCGGCCGAGCGCGCCGTCCACAACCTCGAGCACGGCGCGGTGTGGATCACCTACCGCCCGGGCCTGGCCTCCTCCGAGGTCGAGGCGCTGAAGGCGCTCGTCACCAAGCAGAAGAAGCTCCCCGAGCCCGCCAGCAGCGTCGGCTCGCAGGAGAACCGCTTCGTCGACCTGAGCCCCTGGACCGACGACAAGCTCCCCGCGCCGATCGTCATCAGCTCGTGGGGCCACCAGCTCTACGTCGACAAGGCCTCGGACCCGCGGCTGCAGAAGTACATCGACACCTTCCGCGTGAGCAAGAAGTACACGCCGGAGTACGGCAACTCGGTCGACGGGGCTCCTGTCAGCATCGGCGGGCGTGCGGCCGCTGACGGCGGCACCCCGGCCAACCCCGAATGA
- a CDS encoding glycosyltransferase, producing MRVLLFGTYDARSHPRVGVLAQGLVRHGFDVRQLNAPLGIGTAGRVAVLRQPWRLPGFAATLLSRWGSLCVRAWRLRGPGTPDVVVVGYLGHFDVLLARRLFPRATVVLDHLVGASDTALDRGEAGGLKQRLLRRLDHAALSSADVVVLDTDEHLDALPDGHRERGVVVAVGAPDPWFVQPASREDGPLRVVFFGLFTPLQGATVVGEALALLGADDVVATMVGSGQDLAAARAAAGDLPQVTWLDWVESDRLPALVADHDVCLGIFGRGPKALRVVPNKVFQGAAAGCAVVTSDTPPQRRALGPAATLVPPGDPAALAGALRALAEDRTLLAARRRAARELAERAFRPEQVVAPLVRLLRGSPR from the coding sequence ATGCGGGTCCTGCTCTTCGGCACCTACGACGCGCGGTCGCACCCGCGCGTCGGGGTGCTGGCGCAGGGGCTGGTGCGGCACGGCTTCGACGTCCGGCAGCTCAACGCGCCGCTCGGGATCGGCACGGCGGGGCGCGTCGCGGTGCTGCGCCAGCCCTGGCGGCTGCCGGGATTCGCGGCCACGCTGCTCTCGCGCTGGGGGTCGCTGTGCGTGCGGGCGTGGCGGCTGCGGGGACCCGGCACGCCCGACGTGGTCGTGGTCGGCTACCTCGGCCACTTCGACGTGCTGCTCGCCCGGCGGCTGTTCCCGCGCGCCACGGTCGTGCTCGACCACCTGGTCGGTGCCAGCGACACCGCGCTCGACCGCGGCGAGGCCGGGGGGCTCAAGCAGCGACTGCTGCGCCGGCTCGACCACGCCGCGCTCTCCAGCGCCGACGTGGTCGTGCTCGACACCGACGAGCACCTGGACGCCCTGCCTGACGGTCACCGGGAGCGAGGCGTCGTCGTCGCGGTGGGCGCGCCCGACCCGTGGTTCGTGCAGCCTGCCTCGCGCGAAGACGGTCCGCTGCGGGTGGTCTTCTTCGGTCTCTTCACGCCGCTGCAGGGCGCGACCGTCGTGGGCGAGGCGCTGGCGCTGCTGGGCGCCGACGACGTGGTTGCGACGATGGTGGGGTCGGGCCAGGACCTCGCCGCCGCCCGCGCCGCCGCCGGTGACCTGCCGCAGGTCACGTGGCTCGACTGGGTCGAGTCCGACCGGCTGCCCGCGCTGGTGGCCGACCACGACGTGTGCCTCGGGATCTTCGGGAGGGGGCCGAAGGCTCTGCGGGTGGTCCCCAACAAGGTGTTCCAGGGCGCGGCTGCGGGCTGCGCCGTCGTCACCTCCGACACTCCCCCGCAGCGACGCGCGCTGGGCCCGGCTGCGACGCTCGTCCCTCCCGGCGACCCCGCCGCGCTCGCGGGTGCCCTGCGCGCGCTGGCCGAGGACCGTACGCTGCTGGCCGCCCGCCGCCGCGCCGCCCGCGAGCTCGCCGAGCGGGCGTTCCGCCCCGAGCAGGTCGTCGCACCGCTGGTGCGGCTGCTGAGAGGATCTCCCCGATGA
- a CDS encoding class I SAM-dependent methyltransferase produces the protein MSAPLPPLTANAWLRWDVVSRLLPPSSPDAPLDVLEVGCGQGAAGARLAALGRYVGLEPDDSSYAVAVERVGAAGGEVRHGSLETLADDERFDLVCAFEVLEHIEDDAAALAEWVARLRPGGHLLLSVPAHASRFAAADELVGHYRRYDPPAMRLLLRRAGLDDVDLRLYGAPAGYALEAARNAISARKLAQAGSMAERSGHSGRYLQPSETWQSTLIRVGTVPFRRLQRAFPGSGPGLVVRARLDP, from the coding sequence ATGAGCGCTCCCCTGCCGCCCCTGACGGCGAACGCCTGGCTCCGCTGGGACGTCGTCTCGCGGCTGCTGCCGCCGAGCTCGCCCGACGCGCCCCTCGACGTGCTCGAGGTCGGCTGCGGGCAGGGCGCCGCCGGTGCGCGGCTGGCAGCGCTGGGCCGCTACGTCGGCCTCGAGCCCGACGACAGCTCGTACGCGGTGGCGGTCGAGCGCGTCGGCGCGGCCGGCGGCGAGGTGCGGCACGGCTCGCTCGAGACCCTCGCCGACGACGAGAGGTTCGACCTGGTCTGCGCGTTCGAGGTGCTCGAGCACATCGAGGACGACGCCGCCGCCCTCGCCGAGTGGGTCGCGCGGCTCCGGCCCGGCGGCCACCTGCTGCTCAGCGTGCCCGCGCACGCGTCGCGCTTCGCCGCCGCCGACGAGCTGGTCGGGCACTACCGGCGCTACGACCCGCCGGCGATGCGGCTGCTGCTGCGCCGCGCCGGCCTCGACGATGTCGACCTGCGGCTCTACGGCGCGCCGGCCGGCTACGCGCTCGAGGCTGCGCGCAACGCCATCAGCGCGCGCAAGCTGGCGCAGGCCGGGTCCATGGCCGAGCGCTCGGGCCACAGCGGGCGCTACCTCCAGCCGTCGGAGACCTGGCAGAGCACGCTGATCCGCGTCGGCACGGTGCCCTTCCGCCGGCTGCAGCGCGCCTTCCCCGGCTCGGGGCCGGGGCTCGTCGTCCGGGCGCGGCTGGATCCCTAG
- a CDS encoding aspartate aminotransferase family protein — MPSWLSLYYDEPLELVSGTGNRVTDAQGRTYLDFFAGILTNMVGYDLPELREAVTEQISKGVVHTSTLYLLRQQVVLAEKIAKLSRIPDAKVFFTNSGTEANEAALLLATAARRSNQVLALRNSYHGRGFATTGVTGNRGWSPSSLSPLQVTYLQSGYRFRSSFRGLDDEAFVAAAVADLRELLAVATAGDVACLIAEPIQGVGGFAVPPDALLAAYKEVLDETGTLFVSDEVQTGWGRTGEHFWGIEASGVVPDAMTFAKGLAGGYAIGGVVARGDLMDVVSVNSISTFGGNPVATAAANAVLDHLLDHDLQANAAKLGTRLIDGLREVAERVPAVAEVRGRGLMIGIEIVGADGFTPDPPAAARVLEEARRGGLLVGKGGLHGNVIRLAPPMTLTAAEAEEGLGVLTVALESLRG, encoded by the coding sequence ATGCCCTCGTGGCTCTCGCTCTACTACGACGAGCCGCTCGAGCTGGTCTCCGGCACGGGGAACCGTGTGACCGACGCGCAGGGCCGCACCTACCTCGACTTCTTCGCCGGCATCCTCACGAACATGGTCGGCTACGACCTGCCCGAGCTGCGCGAGGCCGTCACCGAGCAGATCTCCAAGGGCGTCGTGCACACCTCGACGCTCTACCTGCTGCGCCAGCAGGTCGTGCTCGCCGAGAAGATCGCGAAGCTCTCGCGCATCCCCGACGCCAAGGTCTTCTTCACCAACTCGGGCACCGAGGCCAACGAGGCGGCGCTGCTGCTCGCCACAGCGGCGCGCCGGAGCAACCAGGTGCTGGCACTGCGCAACAGCTACCACGGGCGCGGCTTCGCGACGACCGGCGTCACCGGGAACCGCGGCTGGTCGCCCTCGAGCCTGTCGCCGCTGCAGGTGACCTACCTGCAGAGCGGCTACCGCTTCCGCAGCTCGTTCCGCGGCCTCGACGACGAGGCGTTCGTGGCGGCTGCGGTCGCCGACCTGCGCGAGCTGCTCGCCGTCGCCACGGCCGGCGACGTCGCCTGCCTGATCGCCGAGCCGATCCAGGGCGTGGGCGGCTTCGCCGTGCCGCCGGACGCGCTGCTCGCCGCCTACAAGGAGGTGCTCGACGAGACCGGCACGCTGTTCGTCTCCGACGAGGTGCAGACCGGCTGGGGCCGCACCGGCGAGCACTTCTGGGGCATCGAGGCCTCGGGCGTGGTGCCCGACGCCATGACCTTCGCCAAGGGCCTCGCCGGCGGCTACGCCATCGGCGGCGTCGTCGCCCGCGGCGACCTCATGGACGTGGTGAGCGTCAACAGCATCTCCACCTTCGGCGGCAACCCGGTGGCCACCGCCGCCGCGAACGCGGTGCTCGACCACCTGCTCGACCACGACCTCCAGGCCAACGCAGCCAAGCTCGGGACCCGGCTCATCGACGGGCTCCGCGAGGTCGCCGAGCGGGTGCCCGCCGTCGCCGAGGTGCGCGGTCGAGGTCTGATGATCGGCATCGAGATCGTCGGTGCCGACGGGTTCACCCCCGACCCGCCCGCGGCGGCCCGCGTGCTCGAGGAGGCCCGCAGGGGCGGGCTCCTGGTCGGCAAGGGCGGCCTGCACGGCAACGTCATCCGGCTCGCGCCGCCGATGACCCTGACCGCGGCCGAGGCCGAGGAGGGCCTCGGCGTCCTCACCGTCGCGCTGGAGTCGCTGCGCGGCTAG